A DNA window from Chitinibacter fontanus contains the following coding sequences:
- the wrbA gene encoding NAD(P)H:quinone oxidoreductase: MTEILVLYYSTHGATRQMAQLIARGAESVAGVGARLRTVPRISTVCEAIESAIPDAGAPYVELSDLRECAGLALGSPTRFGNMAAPMKYFWDSTIAQWLDGTLIGKPASVFTSSGTLHGGNESTLLTMMLPLLHHGMVIVGTPYSEAALLSTTTGGTPYGPSHWAGTDSTQAISEAERQLCLAQGKRLAQIALQLREAQ; this comes from the coding sequence ATGACAGAAATATTGGTGTTGTATTACTCCACGCATGGCGCAACACGCCAGATGGCCCAGCTAATTGCCCGTGGTGCAGAATCAGTTGCAGGGGTTGGAGCACGCTTGCGGACTGTACCGCGCATCTCAACCGTCTGTGAAGCGATTGAAAGTGCAATTCCTGATGCCGGTGCGCCCTATGTTGAGCTTAGTGATTTGCGCGAGTGTGCCGGTTTAGCACTGGGTAGCCCTACTCGATTTGGCAATATGGCTGCGCCGATGAAGTATTTTTGGGATTCAACCATCGCACAGTGGTTAGACGGCACATTAATTGGTAAACCTGCCTCTGTGTTTACCAGCTCGGGTACTTTACACGGCGGCAATGAATCTACTTTGCTCACCATGATGTTGCCCTTGTTACATCATGGCATGGTGATTGTGGGGACTCCTTATTCGGAAGCCGCTTTACTCTCGACTACCACTGGTGGCACGCCTTATGGCCCAAGCCATTGGGCTGGTACTGATTCGACTCAGGCTATTTCTGAGGCAGAACGCCAGCTTTGTCTGGCGCAGGGAAAGCGATTGGCGCAGATTGCGTTGCAATTGCGTGAGGCACAGTGA
- a CDS encoding DUF2069 domain-containing protein — MTLTAKHLPLWQWITVASVLLMVLLTMLWELWLSPLYPGGSWLAAKALIMLLPLRGLLHGKRYTFQWYTMFVLLWLLEGIMRAYAEQGVGRYLALIQVVLVVVSYTTANLYAKYSAPSRMVKQ; from the coding sequence ATGACTTTGACGGCTAAACATTTACCTTTATGGCAATGGATTACCGTTGCCTCTGTTTTACTGATGGTATTGCTCACTATGCTATGGGAACTGTGGCTTTCACCGCTATACCCTGGTGGCTCGTGGCTGGCGGCCAAGGCTTTGATTATGTTGTTGCCTCTGCGTGGCTTATTGCATGGTAAACGCTATACCTTTCAGTGGTACACGATGTTTGTATTGTTATGGTTGCTGGAAGGAATTATGCGCGCTTATGCCGAGCAAGGGGTTGGGCGCTATTTGGCGCTCATTCAGGTGGTGCTAGTCGTGGTCAGTTATACGACGGCAAATTTGTATGCTAAATACTCAGCACCATCACGGATGGTTAAGCAGTAA
- a CDS encoding chitinase: protein MTQRTMMRRTRIAAVIGGLLLAASVSAATWQEGNTYSAGTTVDYNGKTYTALVTHTAYVGANWNPASTPTLWKETGTSSSTPTPTTAPTTAPTATPVSTNAPTATPVITAKPTTAPTTAPTATPVSGVPAWSSSAVYNGGERVSYNGGVYEAKWWTQNNVPGADQWGPWKLISGTVATPTPTAVPTPTSVPTASPVPTVSPVPTATPVVTATPTPAPTATPCASNCPTLPKHAVVGYWHNFDNGSGVIRLKDVPDEYDIINVSFAEGDPWTKGKAVFTLDKLFNEADFLADIKLKQAAGKKVQVSLGGANGVIVLDSAAARDAFIASMGDIIAKYGFDGIDIDIENNLSIGAGEDFRNPTTPQVVNLVAGVKALKQRFGGSFSVTMAPEVAYVQGGYGVAGGIWGGYLGIIHGLRNELTMLHVQHYNTGGISGKDDKTYNQGTIDFQVAMTDMLLTGFNVGRDANKFFPPLRPDQVGIGLPSTAAAAPSGGYLSVADTQKALDCLMKLQNCGSYKPLVAQPDLRGVMTWSINWDKTSGYSFAKGHKAYLNTYPK, encoded by the coding sequence ATGACTCAACGCACCATGATGCGCCGTACCCGTATTGCAGCCGTAATCGGTGGACTGCTACTTGCAGCCAGCGTGAGCGCAGCAACTTGGCAAGAAGGCAACACTTATTCTGCAGGCACTACCGTTGATTACAACGGCAAAACCTACACCGCACTGGTTACTCACACTGCCTACGTGGGCGCTAACTGGAATCCGGCTAGCACGCCTACGCTGTGGAAAGAAACCGGCACTAGCAGCAGCACTCCAACACCGACAACTGCTCCAACCACAGCCCCAACAGCTACGCCAGTCAGCACCAATGCGCCAACAGCCACTCCAGTTATCACAGCAAAACCAACTACAGCGCCAACGACAGCACCGACAGCTACTCCCGTTTCTGGCGTACCAGCTTGGAGCAGCAGTGCCGTTTACAATGGTGGCGAACGAGTTAGCTACAATGGCGGTGTGTATGAAGCGAAATGGTGGACTCAAAACAATGTTCCGGGCGCGGATCAATGGGGTCCATGGAAACTAATCAGCGGCACAGTGGCAACGCCAACACCGACTGCAGTACCAACCCCAACTAGCGTACCAACTGCATCACCAGTTCCAACCGTATCCCCAGTACCGACTGCCACACCAGTTGTGACCGCCACACCAACTCCAGCGCCAACGGCAACACCGTGCGCAAGCAACTGCCCAACCTTGCCAAAACACGCTGTGGTTGGCTACTGGCACAATTTTGATAATGGTTCAGGCGTGATTCGCCTCAAAGACGTGCCTGATGAGTATGACATCATCAATGTATCATTTGCTGAAGGTGACCCTTGGACCAAAGGCAAAGCGGTCTTCACTTTGGATAAATTGTTTAACGAGGCGGATTTCCTTGCCGACATAAAACTCAAACAAGCTGCGGGCAAAAAAGTCCAAGTTTCCCTGGGCGGTGCTAACGGTGTGATCGTGCTCGATAGTGCTGCAGCACGTGATGCATTCATTGCATCAATGGGTGACATCATTGCCAAATATGGTTTTGACGGTATCGACATCGACATCGAAAACAACTTATCAATTGGTGCGGGCGAAGACTTCCGTAACCCAACCACGCCACAAGTTGTGAACCTGGTAGCAGGCGTTAAAGCACTGAAACAGCGCTTTGGCGGCAGCTTCAGTGTGACCATGGCACCAGAAGTGGCTTATGTGCAAGGTGGCTACGGCGTGGCGGGCGGCATCTGGGGTGGCTACCTTGGCATCATTCACGGCTTGCGCAACGAATTGACTATGCTGCACGTACAGCACTACAACACAGGCGGCATTTCAGGCAAGGATGACAAAACCTACAACCAAGGCACTATCGACTTCCAGGTTGCAATGACTGATATGCTGCTGACGGGTTTCAATGTGGGCCGTGATGCTAACAAATTCTTCCCACCACTGCGTCCAGACCAAGTTGGTATTGGCTTGCCATCAACAGCTGCTGCCGCCCCATCTGGCGGTTATCTGTCAGTAGCGGACACGCAAAAAGCGCTTGATTGCCTGATGAAACTGCAAAACTGCGGCTCGTACAAACCGCTAGTAGCGCAGCCTGATCTGCGTGGCGTGATGACATGGTCGATTAACTGGGATAAAACCAGCGGCTATAGTTTTGCCAAAGGCCACAAAGCGTACCTGAATACTTATCCAAAATAA
- the metF gene encoding methylenetetrahydrofolate reductase [NAD(P)H], giving the protein MKSALRPISFEFFPPKTPEGAAKLAAARQQLAQFKPEFFSVTFGAGGTTQEGTLRAVLAIREAGFAAAPHLSCIGATRDSIRAIVQQYKDHGIRHIVALRGDIPSGMVDLGEFRHANELVSFLRSEFGDWFHIEVAAYPEFHPQSVSAEADLAHFVRKVRAGADSAITQYFFNADAYFRFVDEAQARGVQIPIVPGIMPIQNYSQLQRFSDMCGAEIPRWLRLRLQGFGDDSASIRAFGLDVVTELADRLLDAGAPGLHFYTLNSAAAVSTICQRLGY; this is encoded by the coding sequence ATGAAGTCCGCACTACGCCCAATTAGTTTCGAATTTTTCCCGCCTAAAACACCAGAAGGGGCCGCAAAATTGGCGGCAGCTCGCCAGCAATTAGCGCAATTTAAACCCGAGTTTTTTTCGGTGACTTTTGGAGCCGGGGGCACCACACAAGAAGGAACGTTACGTGCGGTACTCGCCATTCGTGAAGCCGGGTTCGCTGCTGCGCCGCATTTGTCCTGTATTGGGGCGACGCGCGATAGCATTCGCGCCATTGTGCAGCAATACAAAGACCATGGTATTCGGCATATTGTGGCGCTACGCGGGGATATTCCATCGGGTATGGTTGATCTTGGCGAGTTTCGTCATGCCAATGAATTAGTCAGCTTTTTGCGTAGCGAGTTTGGTGATTGGTTTCATATCGAAGTAGCAGCTTATCCCGAGTTTCATCCGCAATCGGTGAGCGCTGAAGCAGATTTAGCGCATTTTGTGCGCAAGGTGCGTGCCGGGGCCGACTCGGCGATTACGCAGTATTTTTTCAATGCGGATGCTTATTTCCGTTTTGTGGATGAAGCGCAGGCGCGCGGTGTGCAAATACCGATTGTGCCTGGCATTATGCCGATTCAAAACTACAGCCAGTTACAGCGTTTTTCGGATATGTGCGGTGCAGAAATTCCACGCTGGCTACGTTTGCGCTTGCAGGGTTTTGGTGATGACAGTGCTTCGATTCGTGCTTTTGGTTTGGATGTGGTGACCGAGCTGGCCGATCGCTTACTTGACGCGGGGGCGCCTGGCTTGCATTTTTATACCCTCAATTCAGCAGCTGCCGTTTCTACGATTTGTCAGCGCTTGGGGTATTGA
- a CDS encoding glycine zipper 2TM domain-containing protein encodes MRVTTILLSAILTSSMLLTGCITADSANVYKKGELKQLASARAGVIENLRDVQMDDSSTGVGSIAGAVIGGVAASSNIGKGTGAVISGVLGSILGGMLGNKVETSITRKPAKELTILMQDNGQRVVVVQDADVNFVVGQHVDVITDGHTARVVPTANKPATKAGTSL; translated from the coding sequence ATGCGCGTAACAACTATCTTGCTTTCCGCTATATTGACCAGCAGCATGTTGCTCACAGGCTGCATCACAGCTGACTCAGCCAATGTATACAAAAAAGGTGAATTAAAGCAGTTAGCCAGCGCACGAGCAGGTGTAATTGAAAATCTGCGTGATGTGCAGATGGACGATAGCAGTACCGGTGTTGGCTCTATCGCTGGCGCCGTCATTGGCGGGGTGGCGGCTTCGTCCAACATAGGCAAAGGCACCGGCGCCGTCATCAGCGGGGTGCTGGGCTCGATACTCGGTGGCATGCTGGGTAATAAAGTAGAAACCAGCATTACCCGCAAACCAGCCAAAGAGTTAACCATTCTGATGCAGGATAACGGGCAGCGTGTAGTGGTGGTACAGGATGCGGATGTTAATTTCGTCGTAGGTCAACATGTGGATGTCATCACCGATGGGCATACCGCGCGCGTTGTACCTACGGCCAACAAACCCGCAACCAAGGCCGGAACCTCACTTTAA
- a CDS encoding 2OG-Fe(II) oxygenase has protein sequence MTDSALIAPETLNQICDALAGPGWIVLPNFLSAATVGELHQLAQQRRDQFNRAGVGREAGHQVRNDIRGDSVLWVEHDDAAMLNANARMAALQQQLNRDLYLGLIELEWHFASYPAGAFYQRHLDQHREQDTRVVTVVQYLNPSWEASDGGQLRIYLDDAQSVDITPYGGTLVVFMSNRFEHEVLPATRERVSLTGWYRRRSL, from the coding sequence ATGACTGACTCTGCGCTGATTGCACCCGAAACTCTAAACCAGATTTGTGATGCCCTCGCAGGGCCGGGCTGGATCGTTTTGCCCAATTTTTTAAGCGCCGCGACAGTGGGTGAGCTGCACCAATTGGCGCAGCAGCGCCGAGATCAATTTAACCGAGCCGGGGTCGGCCGCGAAGCGGGTCATCAGGTTCGCAATGATATTCGTGGCGACTCGGTACTGTGGGTTGAGCACGATGATGCGGCCATGCTCAACGCCAATGCGCGTATGGCGGCCTTACAGCAACAGCTTAATCGTGACCTTTACCTAGGCCTCATCGAGCTGGAATGGCATTTTGCTAGCTATCCTGCCGGCGCGTTTTATCAACGCCACCTCGACCAGCACCGTGAGCAAGACACTCGAGTGGTTACCGTGGTGCAGTATCTCAACCCAAGCTGGGAAGCTAGCGATGGTGGGCAATTGCGTATTTATCTAGATGATGCGCAATCAGTAGATATCACTCCCTACGGCGGCACCCTAGTCGTATTTATGTCGAATCGTTTTGAGCATGAGGTATTACCAGCCACCCGCGAGCGGGTATCACTCACCGGTTGGTATCGCCGCCGCAGCCTGTAG
- a CDS encoding site-specific recombinase, with protein sequence MEHLLRDMQTSKTDHDSLTKLTALVDALRPSKADDHVTAVNNARALCYLLEQHPEYRAALRCEFFSLLDNTRQVNLYTETGILLNESFMTAVKRRIGAKLLPPTINEAHFSDLLGVIFHKRSDYLWLEAIPHEVWYEIGHALHMEEVAPNELPPHIRLQQLEAIQVLSCRISAIGLEPEVIRNHPDVERFESPFVRLNAEVLNYIEKYRHDLTTRTKPEEDHSHLLVLLEQCEVIMGKVWKYASKNGASVSLTYHLLRLKQHIDRMKLLFELVDPSAPQGEALIRLFLSLVKAENRKNSVGDVFRENTELLALQITEHASHTGEHYTSESRREWLDMFRSAAGAGIVVGFMALIKILVAKAHLPLLLEAMAFSLNYAIGFMLIHLMHCTIATKQPAMTAARIAAALPAPGSKNLEGYSNLVELIVKVVRTQFIAILGNVLLAMPVALGIAWLWWDRLGEHVVGPEKATHLMHDLLPISGMGIPHAAIAGVCLFLAGLISGYYDNKALYNKIPERIAALPILRKTIGDYRSQKVGEYIEHNLGALAGNFYFGFMLGCIGTIGILLGLPIDIRHITFSAANFSYALAANDFYLPLWSVIWGLTGIALIGATNLITSFVLALWVALRSRKRRLAELRPIIGLLWARFCLRPIDFIIAPKVIPEKTND encoded by the coding sequence ATGGAACACCTGCTGCGCGACATGCAAACCAGCAAAACCGACCACGACTCGCTCACTAAGCTAACAGCATTAGTTGATGCGCTGCGCCCAAGTAAGGCAGACGATCATGTGACGGCGGTGAATAATGCGCGGGCTTTGTGTTATTTGCTGGAGCAACATCCTGAGTATCGCGCCGCTTTGCGCTGTGAATTTTTTTCATTGCTCGATAATACTCGGCAGGTGAACCTATATACCGAAACCGGCATCTTGCTTAATGAGAGCTTTATGACGGCGGTAAAACGTCGCATTGGTGCCAAACTGTTACCCCCCACGATCAACGAAGCACACTTCAGCGATTTATTGGGGGTAATCTTCCACAAGCGAAGTGATTACTTATGGCTAGAGGCAATCCCCCACGAGGTATGGTATGAAATTGGCCATGCCCTACACATGGAAGAAGTCGCCCCCAACGAGCTCCCGCCACATATTCGCCTGCAGCAACTTGAAGCGATCCAAGTCTTATCATGCCGTATTTCGGCGATTGGCCTTGAGCCGGAGGTCATCCGTAACCACCCGGATGTAGAGCGGTTTGAATCGCCCTTTGTTCGACTCAATGCCGAAGTCCTCAATTACATCGAGAAATATCGGCATGATCTGACCACTCGTACTAAGCCCGAGGAAGACCACAGCCATTTGCTGGTTTTGTTAGAGCAATGTGAAGTCATCATGGGCAAGGTGTGGAAATATGCGTCGAAAAACGGCGCCTCGGTCAGCCTGACCTACCACCTGCTGCGCTTAAAACAGCATATTGACCGGATGAAATTGCTGTTTGAATTAGTCGACCCGAGTGCGCCACAAGGCGAAGCACTGATTCGGTTGTTTTTATCTCTGGTCAAGGCTGAAAACCGCAAAAATAGTGTCGGCGATGTTTTCCGTGAAAACACCGAATTGCTGGCGCTACAAATTACTGAACATGCCAGCCATACCGGCGAGCATTACACCAGCGAATCTCGGCGTGAATGGCTAGACATGTTTCGCTCTGCGGCTGGCGCGGGCATCGTGGTCGGCTTTATGGCGCTGATCAAAATTCTGGTGGCGAAGGCACATTTGCCCCTGCTGCTAGAAGCTATGGCATTTAGCCTAAATTACGCGATTGGTTTTATGCTCATCCACCTGATGCATTGCACGATTGCGACCAAACAACCGGCCATGACTGCAGCACGGATTGCTGCAGCCTTGCCCGCACCGGGCAGTAAAAACCTCGAAGGGTATAGCAATCTGGTCGAACTGATCGTTAAAGTAGTTCGTACCCAATTTATTGCGATTTTGGGTAACGTCTTGCTCGCCATGCCAGTGGCACTGGGGATCGCTTGGCTGTGGTGGGATCGCTTGGGCGAGCACGTGGTTGGCCCCGAAAAGGCCACCCACTTAATGCATGATTTACTTCCAATTTCCGGCATGGGGATTCCACATGCAGCCATTGCAGGTGTCTGCCTATTTCTGGCAGGGCTGATTTCGGGTTATTACGACAATAAAGCGCTGTATAACAAAATCCCTGAACGTATCGCCGCCTTGCCCATTTTACGCAAAACAATCGGTGACTACCGCAGCCAAAAAGTGGGCGAATACATCGAGCATAATTTGGGGGCGCTAGCCGGGAATTTCTATTTTGGCTTTATGCTTGGCTGCATTGGCACCATAGGGATTTTACTGGGTCTGCCCATTGATATTCGCCACATTACCTTTTCTGCCGCCAATTTCTCGTACGCACTAGCAGCCAATGATTTCTATTTGCCTCTGTGGAGCGTGATTTGGGGTTTGACTGGTATTGCACTGATCGGTGCGACCAATTTGATTACCAGTTTTGTACTAGCGCTATGGGTAGCACTACGCTCCCGTAAACGTCGTCTGGCTGAACTGCGACCAATTATTGGCCTGCTCTGGGCGCGTTTTTGCTTGCGCCCAATCGATTTTATTATTGCCCCTAAAGTGATTCCCGAGAAAACCAATGACTGA
- a CDS encoding YkgJ family cysteine cluster protein yields MQCRSHCGACCTAPSISSPIPGMPNGKPAGVPCVQLDEALRCKIFNHPDRPAVCAGLQPNIEMCGETRTQAMFYLAELENATAPKTFK; encoded by the coding sequence ATGCAATGTCGATCACACTGCGGCGCCTGCTGCACCGCCCCTTCCATCTCCAGCCCGATTCCCGGCATGCCCAACGGCAAGCCCGCGGGCGTGCCTTGCGTGCAGCTCGATGAAGCATTGCGCTGCAAAATCTTCAATCATCCCGACCGCCCTGCCGTGTGCGCGGGGCTGCAACCGAATATTGAAATGTGCGGGGAAACTAGGACTCAGGCGATGTTTTATTTGGCAGAACTTGAGAATGCGACTGCACCAAAGACCTTTAAGTAG
- a CDS encoding carbohydrate binding domain-containing protein, whose product MLRQTVLAVSLSVALSAAHAQEAQSSTNQALVNESFESGTALPSDWTLTAWQPNISTATVEVVSAADGQQVLHLSSNKPNHVRVNKTIAVEPNQTYLFQAKVKARGANPDKLAAVIGVEGVYDVSETVRSDGNWQLRQVYIKSNDAKEIQLLLGLGHFGNENQGEAWFDAVSLEKVAEIPAGAKVLEMPRSQAKTENVTAALSPAAQGKAAPWLMLVGSTLVLSVIGMGLAMVLMRRNVISKDGSKDDVKGAA is encoded by the coding sequence ATGTTACGTCAAACCGTATTGGCTGTTAGCCTAAGCGTGGCGCTGTCAGCCGCCCACGCCCAAGAGGCGCAATCATCAACCAATCAAGCGCTGGTGAATGAATCATTCGAGAGCGGCACGGCGCTACCTAGTGATTGGACCTTAACCGCGTGGCAGCCCAATATCTCGACCGCCACGGTTGAGGTCGTCAGTGCTGCCGATGGTCAGCAGGTGCTGCATTTAAGCAGTAATAAACCCAATCATGTGCGCGTGAATAAAACCATAGCAGTAGAGCCTAATCAAACGTATTTATTCCAAGCCAAGGTCAAAGCACGTGGTGCTAATCCCGACAAGTTGGCTGCTGTGATTGGTGTCGAAGGGGTGTACGACGTGAGCGAGACAGTACGCTCCGATGGTAACTGGCAATTGCGTCAGGTGTATATCAAATCGAATGATGCGAAAGAAATTCAGCTGCTGCTCGGCTTAGGCCATTTTGGCAATGAAAACCAGGGTGAGGCGTGGTTTGATGCGGTGAGCTTAGAAAAAGTTGCTGAGATCCCAGCTGGTGCCAAAGTACTCGAAATGCCGCGCTCGCAAGCTAAAACCGAGAACGTCACCGCGGCATTGAGCCCCGCCGCACAAGGCAAAGCCGCGCCATGGCTGATGCTGGTTGGGTCAACGCTGGTGCTGTCGGTGATCGGAATGGGCTTGGCCATGGTACTGATGCGCAGAAATGTCATCTCCAAAGATGGCTCTAAAGATGACGTGAAGGGTGCCGCATAA
- a CDS encoding acyltransferase family protein: MSSPILENPHAPTSAAQHIAIVDGLRGLAILLVVLFHYWQITWWVIPVPLTGGAINFEMIQYAGALGVELFFFLSAFCLAYPHAKVMLGKGSLPSIAHYTYRRAIKILPSYWLAMILLLVLLPDMYPTSGQRGYWTDILMHLGFVHNLFPDTHGSINGVFWSLGVEVQFYVIFPLLAWGFRRKPWLVFALMCAVALIYRHWTRTLPIGEFTNLNNQLPGFLDLFAGGMLTAYLLVWVREQGQSVLNAVKSGMGVIVALTLLTMLLLFNDLYQIRFEPDSYPIWQSQHRLFFCFVLIVLTVAATYAHEIFRTILANRALTFLSLISYNLYIWHQVIARVIKEHGWWSAATPTPTDDPTWRWTMFFVAFIASIIVASLITYCFERPLLQYGVKGCWARLKAKMVGYMAEEESNIEVKANT; this comes from the coding sequence ATGAGCTCGCCCATCCTAGAAAACCCGCACGCGCCGACGAGTGCGGCGCAGCATATTGCAATTGTCGATGGCCTGCGCGGCTTGGCAATTTTGCTGGTCGTGCTGTTTCACTACTGGCAAATAACTTGGTGGGTGATCCCTGTGCCGTTGACGGGCGGAGCGATCAATTTTGAAATGATTCAGTACGCTGGCGCGCTCGGTGTTGAATTATTTTTCTTTTTAAGTGCATTTTGTCTAGCCTATCCGCACGCCAAAGTGATGCTGGGCAAAGGCAGCTTGCCGAGCATTGCCCACTACACCTACCGCCGCGCAATCAAGATTTTACCGTCGTACTGGCTGGCAATGATTTTGCTGCTGGTGCTACTGCCCGACATGTACCCGACCAGCGGGCAACGTGGCTATTGGACCGACATTCTGATGCACTTGGGCTTTGTCCATAATCTGTTTCCGGACACCCACGGCAGTATCAATGGTGTATTTTGGTCGCTGGGCGTTGAAGTGCAGTTTTATGTGATTTTCCCGCTGCTGGCATGGGGTTTCCGGCGTAAGCCGTGGCTGGTTTTTGCGCTGATGTGCGCGGTGGCCTTGATTTATCGCCACTGGACGCGCACCTTGCCGATCGGTGAATTTACCAATCTGAATAATCAATTGCCGGGTTTTCTTGACCTATTTGCTGGCGGCATGTTGACGGCGTATTTGTTGGTATGGGTGCGAGAACAAGGCCAGAGTGTGCTCAACGCAGTAAAGTCGGGCATGGGCGTCATCGTTGCGCTCACGCTGCTAACGATGCTGCTGCTGTTTAACGATCTATACCAAATCCGCTTTGAGCCTGATTCCTACCCAATCTGGCAATCGCAACATCGGCTGTTTTTCTGCTTTGTGCTGATCGTATTGACGGTGGCGGCGACCTACGCGCATGAAATCTTCCGCACCATCCTCGCCAATCGCGCGCTGACCTTTTTATCGCTGATTTCGTACAACCTGTACATCTGGCACCAAGTGATCGCCCGTGTCATCAAAGAACACGGCTGGTGGAGCGCCGCAACGCCAACGCCCACCGACGACCCCACTTGGCGCTGGACGATGTTCTTTGTTGCGTTCATCGCATCCATCATCGTCGCCAGCCTGATCACCTACTGCTTCGAGCGACCATTACTGCAATATGGGGTGAAGGGCTGCTGGGCGAGGTTGAAAGCCAAGATGGTAGGGTATATGGCGGAAGAAGAATCTAACATTGAGGTTAAGGCTAATACATGA
- a CDS encoding GtrA family protein, with amino-acid sequence MPKLFKQFLTFAAVGLCGTGIQYLVLWLGVTWHGNSAAVSASAIGYLLGSVANYLLNYFFTFKDQHGQKSHREAAAKFYTIAGLGWLLNTGLMFLLVNYLRITHWPAQLITTGIGLLWNFAGSRWWAFKHTTPRPQAE; translated from the coding sequence ATGCCTAAATTATTCAAACAGTTTCTCACCTTTGCGGCGGTTGGTCTGTGCGGCACAGGAATCCAATATTTGGTGCTATGGCTAGGTGTGACCTGGCACGGCAATAGTGCAGCGGTTAGCGCTTCGGCGATTGGCTATTTACTCGGCTCGGTGGCCAATTACTTGCTGAATTACTTTTTCACTTTTAAAGACCAGCATGGCCAAAAATCGCACCGCGAAGCGGCTGCCAAGTTTTATACCATTGCCGGTCTAGGCTGGCTGCTCAATACCGGCTTGATGTTCTTGCTGGTCAACTATTTGCGCATCACCCACTGGCCCGCTCAATTAATCACCACTGGGATTGGTTTGCTTTGGAATTTTGCTGGCAGCCGCTGGTGGGCCTTCAAGCACACAACACCACGTCCGCAAGCCGAATAA